From a region of the Impatiens glandulifera chromosome 4, dImpGla2.1, whole genome shotgun sequence genome:
- the LOC124934253 gene encoding sanguinarine reductase encodes MASTASLTSLAGYQFPPENLSKVHRKVHLPSTIDPRSSVFGKFLSGISISREKSSPSSLLCYAVEQQQQIVTSSVPESINDSETTNPASSKVVLVVGGTGGVGQLVVASLLSRNIKSCLLLRDPEKASTLFGEHEKEKLQVCKGDTRNPKELNPTMFEGVTHVICCTGTTAFPSRRWDGDNTPERVDWEGVRNLVSVLPSSLKRIVLVSSIGVTKYNEIPWSIMNLFGVLKYKKMGEDFVIKSGLPYTIIRPGRLTDGPYTSYDLNTLLKATAGERRAVLLGQGDKLVGEVSRIIVAEACIQALDIESTQGQIYEINSIPGEGPGNDTGKWQELFEATHQLQ; translated from the exons ATGGCTTCCACAGCTTCGTTAACTTCGCTCGCCGGCTATCAATTTCCGCCGGAAAATCTCTCAAAAGTTCATCGGAAAGTACATCTTCCTTCTACTATTGATCCTAGATCTTCCGTTTTCGGTAAATTTCTCTCCGGAATTTCCATCTCCAGAGAGAAATCATCACCTTCGTCACTACTTTGTTATGCAGtcgaacaacaacaacaaatagTTACATCCTCAGTGCCGGAATCGATAAATGATTCAGAAACCACGAATCCTGCATCTTCCAAGGTCGTTCTCGTAGTAGGAGGCACCGGCGGAGTTG GACAGTTGGTTGTTGCATCGTTGCTTAGCCGAAATATAAAATCTTGTTTATTGCTTCGAGATCCTGAGAAGGCATCAACACTTTTTGGTGAACATGAGAAGGAAAAACTTCAA GTTTGCAAAGGAGACACTAGAAACCCAAAGGAACTCAATCCAACTATGTTTGAG GGTGTCACTCATGTCATTTGCTGCACGGGAACTACAGCTTTCCCATCTCGGAGATGGGATGGAGATAATACCCCAGAAAGAGTAG ATTGGGAAGGTGTGAGAAATCTTGTTTCTGTCTTGCCTTCATCACTAAAGAGGATCGTCCTTGTATCGTCAATTGGAGTTACAAAGTACAATGAGATACCATGGAG TATCATGAACCTCTTTGGTGTACTGAAGTATAAGAAGATGGGGGAGGATTTTGTCATAAAATCTGGCCTTCCATACACCATAATCAG GCCAGGGAGATTAACTGATGGACCATACACATCATACGATCTTAACACTTTGCTTAAAGCAACAGCTGGTGAAAGACGCGCAGTCCTTTTAGGCCAAG GAGATAAGCTTGTAGGTGAAGTTAGCAGGATTATAGTTGCTGAAGCTTGCATACAAGCATTAGACATCGAAAGTACTCAAGGCCAAATTTACGAAATCAACTCCATTCCg GGTGAAGGACCAGGAAATGATACTGGCAAGTGGCAAGAACTGTTTGAAGCCACTCATCAACTTCAATGA